The sequence TCAGGGAATGTCTGCGTGTTGACATTCCTATGCAGAGTCCCTTCATGCTTTCAAAGACAGCCCACCTCTGATCGAACCTTGAACACCGTGCCCTCCAAGGCAGATTCGGACTTCGTGGCGGCCTGCTACACAAAACCCATCCTGACCCCCGTGGAACTGCAGCTGCTTACATCCCCCTGcgtctctgtctgtccacctGTTTGCCTTTCTCTCACGTCGTCCATGTGTGGGGGGCGTCCGTGCGTTTCTCTATGCGTCGACCCGGATATTCTGCGTATCGTGTATCAGCCCCCCGTATCTGCAGCCCGGGATCAAAGCGGGGAGTCGTCGGGCAGATGTGCTGTGGGGCAGGCGGGGAGCAGATGTGCAGGGCCGTTTCCTGAAACCTTAGCCATGGCAGCGTGGGCGTGTGGCGACACGGGGGAACACCCAGGCTGCCGTTAGCCTTCGCTTAAAGCAAGACAGCAGCTTATGAGATAATTGCGGCCTGCTTTTAACTCGGGAGGGAGCGGGAAGGGCCGAGTAAGAACAACAGAGCTggtgaaaaacatgaaaacactgtCCCGCTCTGAGAGGTGGGGTGGTGCGCTCCACTGAGCtaattggggagggggggggtgtacagTTGGAAGGTGGGGGATGAGTTGCATTGGGGGGGTCAAGttgcagggtgggggggtgagggggtgagggctGGGGGTTCAAGTtcaggggtgggtgggggagggggggggggtgcaccaCCTGGCTGCTCCCTTCAGGAGGACCCCATCCAGCTCACTTCTCCACCTATAAGCTCGCTGGCTTGCTCGTTGGCACGCAGGCATGCCTTGCTCAGACTAATCCTCAGCACTCAAAGTTCAAATCCCTCGGCCAGATGGTAAAACACACGCGTGCATTTGAAAACATACGCATGCGGACAGACACCCCAGTGCACCCCAAAGCTCCTCTTTCTGCCGCACTTCATCTCTCTTCCAGCTGAGACAACCGAAGGTCCCAACGGGGCCCCCTTTGCTGTAGATGTGCAGAAATGAAGACTCAAACCAAACAATCCCGAAAAAGAAGCTTCCTAAAATAACCAAACGCTTCAGAAAAATCACGGCTGGTGTGCATCTGGTTGGAAGAGGTTGGAGCTCGCTCACGGTGGCTGGACATCACAGAGACCCTGCATGTGCCTGCAGATCCCCCTGGCCAACGGTTTTGGGTTGGACCTCGCTCTCACCTCTCCGGCTACGAAGAACAGCAGAGGCGTCTCCTCTTCCTTGGCCTTGTGCTTGGCCATGAGCTTCTCCGCTATGGGCTGGATCAGTCCCTTGGCCGCCTCCagctctccctcttcctctgcatcTGCCggggagaaagagtgggaggatggagggaagggagaggaTCACCAGCGGCACATTACTATTCCTTTTGTTCTTAGGGAATGAGGCTCTGACTTTTCAAGTCCTTTTTGCCACATATGGAGTGTATGAACGCAATTCATGCCAATGTATGCGGCAGTGTAGTatggcggtaaggagcaggactcgtaaccgaaaggttgccagtttgattcccttatggagcactgctgttacacctttgggcaagatacttaacacagaattacgtcagtaaatatccagctgaataatgGGTAAAAAAtcataacctatgtaagttgttctggataagagcgtctgcaaaatgccaataatgtaatgaacgCAATTCGTGCCAATGTATGTGAAATGAACTGCCAGAGTAAAGAGGTCAAAGGACAGGACAGAGGATGTAAACTTTTCACAACATATCATTTGACTATGTGACCAGAGGCAGATGGAGATGACGGACCAGAAGCCTAATGGTTCCCAGCCAATCTACAGTTCAATATTCTTACGATGTTGCAGCGATGTTACAGATTCAACCTGAAAATGTTTACCCCCATCTAGGTTCAGCTGCGAGGGCACATGAAGTGACCTGATTGTATTTAACCCCCCGGAGATCTAAAGCTTTGAGAGCGGATTTGTCTCATTTACAGTGCACTTATTTTCCCAATGATTTTCCACCAGGACAGTTAAGTGCTTTCCCTCTTCCCTAATCCCCTCCGTAATGAACTCTTCAGTCTCTCAAAACTCTCAAAACTGTCTCCTGCTAAACTatacaaaaaagtaatctaatggtttaacacactcctTAGCTGTACCAGCTAGTTTGTACTtcgcctggccaaccattgaaagctcgtcatgcagtgcttctgatattgttgactccttatgttttttttttcgcttgtgttgtaatCTACCTCATTCGTAAGTCACTTTGAATGAAagggtctgccaaatgaacagatgcaaatgtaaatgtaaaggtaaatttGTCTCACCCACAAACAGCACCAGGCAGGGCCCCTCGTTGAGCTGCACGGCGTTGGATTCGCTCAGCTCCAGCACGGGCCGTGGGTGCCATGGGAACAGCCGGCACTCCGGGTCGTTCAGCACCTCCACCCGGCCCTGCCGTGTGATCATGTGACCCTCCGCGTCCAGCAGGATGAGGGTGGGGATACCTGGcagagatgggggggagagagagagcgagagggagagagagagaaagagggtgaatgtcccaaaacacattaaaagcagacattaaaaagaaacagacccATTcttatgcattacattacattattggcatttagcagacgctcttatccagagcaacttacatcagttacagtttttttttttttttttacaatgttaaccatttatacagccggatattttaCTCaagcaattgtgggctaagtaacttgccctagggtacagcagcagtgccccagcagggaatcgaactggcatcctttcggttacaagtcctgctccttaaccacgatgccccccccccccccccctttaaacaCAGCAGGGCACTCGTCCCCCAGTGGGGAAAACTGTAGGAGGGCTGTAGGAGGGCACAGGGGTAGTGGGAAGCTCCAGTGGAATTTCTGAGCTCTCGGGACACAGGCTCCAGCTGtgctttactgtcattttttttccccatcaaacacactgctacacccccccccccccctcgaacaaatacacttttttttttttacttgaaactCTTTTCAGATAAGAGGAATCTTGCTGCTGTATTGAAGGCCTTatcaaaaacagacacagtgtgTCCATTGTATGTGAGAGGGGTTCTGGCATGAACAGCAGGGCCCTGAttgggggggtgtggagggggggcagggacaCAAGAGgcggagggtgggggtggggggtggggtgctaGCGTGCAGCAGCCATAGCCTGGACACATTCCGAGCATTCcagaaaggagaggggaaagagctCTCTGACTgcatctcctcctccctccaccaGGACAGAGCCAGAAGAGGACTCACCCTATGTGAGTACCAAACAAACCTCCCTACCTACCTACTGTCTACCCTCAACACAGCGCTCAGCCTTGAAGACCTGCTTCCACTCTGCTGCCTCAGCTGAGAGAACACTTTGCTCTCTCACTACCAACAACCACATCATTACATCACAGCAAGATTTAAAGTCTGTTTTATTGTCTCCATCCTGCCACATGGTCATGAAGGAAAATAGCCCATCcttgaattacattacattattgtcatttagcagacactcttacccaaagcgatttacataatcttatccatttatgtagctagatatttactgaggcaattgtttaccaagtaccttgcccagaggtacaacagcagtgccccagaggggtatcaaaccagcaaccttttggttttgaGCCCTGCACCTCTCCACCACACTACACCGCCGGGATAAAAGTGGTTAAAGTGTACCTTGGATTCCATACAGCCTGTTGAGTCGCGATCGCCGGCCCTCATCGGAGTAAGGAACAGCGACCCAGGGCATCTCGCTGAAATACTGCTTAAAGGACTCTTCTGACCTGCGTTTATGACAAAGAGAACATGTCAGCTGTCTTTCTGACAGGGGTGGAACCATCCCTGTACCCAGTCCCCCTAAAGGGAGAGACTTTCCTCTGTACCCATCATGCTAATGATAGAGACCTTCCTCTGTACTCCTCTAAACGGAGGAGCTCTTAATTCAGACCCAGGCTACTCAGTGATACTGTTTTGTGCAAAAACTTTGAGAAAAGAGGGAATGAAGTGTGGATGAGAGAGTGAGACTGTCAGGGATAGTCTGGCATGTGCAACTGCTTTAGCGGTGTAATTTCCCCGAAGATGTAAATCCCACCTGTCGGCGCTGACGAACACAATCTCGAACTTGTGGCCTGACTCCTTCACTGCTCTGTACGACTCCACCAGCACCCGCGTCAAGCTGCGGCAAGGGGGACACTGCCAACGCAAACAGATCGGATACATGAGAACGCACAGTACAAcaatactgaacacacacacacacacacacacacacacacacacacacacacacacacacacacacacactcacacatacacacacacacacacacacacacagacagacagacagacacacacacacacactcacacactcatacagacagacagacacacacacacagacacacacacacacacacacactcatacactcacactcatacagacagacagacacacactcacacacacacacacacacactcaaacagacagacagacagacagacagacagacagacagacagacagacacacacacacacacacccacacacacacagtgagcgtCCCTCAGAAGACAGCCTGGGAACAAAGGTCCCTCTTTAGTTTGCTCGTTCAGCCTCAGGTCATTTGAGGgccttttaaaaaattgtacCACAAGTAACTGGACACCACAGCCAGGTGTGGCATTTTTTATTACTGCAACACACTTTTCAATAGAGGGGAAGTTTGCACCAACAGACATGCGGAGTGTGGCATTAAAATAGCCCATAGAAGTAGATACAATGGCTGTTGAGGTTCATCCTTTCAATTAGTAAAGCTCTGGCACAAATAAGGGTGGGAAGGTGTCAGTGCAGAGGGGgtgaagggtgggggggagggggtgtcctCAGGGcttgctgtgtgagtgtgaagtGTCCCTGGCTTTCAACACACTGTAGGAGGAGGAGACAAGAGAAAAAAGGCTTTCGGTAGTAGCGCCTGATCCTGGGGGCTTCCAGCTGCAGgtagaggggtggggggtgggggtcattGTTTAAAGTCCTGGGGGCTGAGCGGATGGGCGAACGGGGCAAGGACGCAAGATTCAACAGGAGAGCAGTAGAGTCCTGCCTCCGGGGGGCTGCCAGGATGACTGCATTCTGGTGAAAGATTTCCTGGCTCTCATTCACTGACAGTAGTGCTTAAGTGTTCTCCTCCCTACGCCTACACTCTTCTGGCCAACTCTGCCCTCCCTGCAGATTATCTGCAGTCAGTAGCTCTAGATCCTCCTCTGCTATCATGCACAGAGCTACAGGGCCTAACCAGAGCcactcacataggttacagttttatccatttatacagctggatatttactgaggcatttctgggttaagtactttgcccaagggtacagcagcagtgacccagtgggtaatcgaaccggcaacctttcggttatgtgccctgctccttaccactgtgctacactgccgccccattaCCACCATTATCATCTTCACAGCCACCTCAACAGAAGCCGTCCTCACCAAAACAACAGAGTTCAGTACTGACAGCATAatatgtcatcatcatcaccactgtcatcgtcatcatcattgTTGTCGTCGTCATCTTCATCGTGATCGTCCtgatcatcatcattgtcattatcatcatcactgtcatcttcattatcttcatcttcatcagtATCATCGCCATCAGCCTCACACAGTGTCATCATCACTGCGATCATCATGGTCATCAACATCAGACCTACAAGACTTCCCCCCAAGTACAaggacaccccccccaccccccaccccccatgagGAAAAGCAGCGCCTGCTTATTCCGCTTTTCGTGTGCCGTCGTCCACTCCTTGGACCCTGGATGAGGGAGCTGAGTGTGTCATTAGGGGCAGGATGACCATTCCCGCACTCACCCAGTGAGCCGAAAAGTACACCCCCACGTAGGATCCCTCCAGGGAGCTGCTGTCTACTGTCTGCCCGCTGCTCCTGAGCAGGGGCCCGGCCACCACCTCCGCAAAGGGTTTGGGCCCCCAGGGGAACTCCAGGCCTATGAAGAGAGAATGAAGCAGGTGTCAAATGACTGCACTGAGAATCAGTCACACATCCTTCACACTGGCGTGTCATTACAACATACATACACCGGTGTACTTCACTGAACACTTATACTGATGCAAAGTGCGGCTTTTATAGAGTACGAAAAGAAAGATTACTGCTCGTGTTCAAAAAAACAAGCACTCTGCAATGCCTTAAGTGTCTCTTAAGATGAGATGACCCAAGCCAGCTGTGAAATATGATCACAGTAACTGCTGGTTATTGTATATATCATTAGCTGTTGGTTTTGAAACACAATGACAGTTCATATTCCGTAGATGAGAAGAATAAGCCACGAAATATGGTAATAGGGTTGTTTCAAACAAAGGACTGACAGTCAAAACCATGCAGAGGACTTTTAACAGAGGGGCACTGTGCTAGTGTTACCTGGTTGAGGAAAATCTGTTTTGATCATAGCTGAACCATGGGATCACATTCTCTAAATAATGCGGGATGTgattaaaagtaaatgaatggATCGATAGATAAATTCATAAACAGACaggtacataaataaattaaattaaattaaaattaaaattaaaaaaagtacCTGTAAATTTTGCCACGTTTTGTACTCCAAATCAAATCTCCCATTAACTAGGCCCTTCATCCATGCTGCATTCCCCCTGATTTACGCTTCCCCTGTCTCATAAATGTGTGCGTAATGTGTACTCAGAACATATTACACACTCTCCGGGAAAGTCCTCTCGCAAAAATGAGGTCTTTCCACTTACAGTGGGAGGCAAGACAAAAATCCTGGATTTGTGCTTGGCCCTGCACACTGCTATTAGCAGGTCATCCAGCTACTACCCTTCCAGTTATGTGACTGTGCACAgggacgggggggtggggtggtccGCAGAGATTAATATCGCCGCAGCAACATCTATTCCAGAGCCGCGATTAATGACTAACGCCAATAATGCTGCAATTCTCTGCCGGGCCTGGTATTCATTAAGCGTACAGAGAGCATATCATTGCGTTCATGTGAAATCCAATCTGTGCGCCGCTGGTGATATTCccctggtgttttttttttttttttctcttccctgtGAGATGATAAATGCTTCTCTTTGTGTTGTGCTGGAATAGCCTTGGTGCTGCTTCAAGAGCTAAGATGTCAAAATATTGAGATCTTGGTCACAGATGACAGTCTCCCCACTGGTGTGGAGCAAAAGCCTTTTCCTGCCGCCTGTCCTCCCCTGATCTGAGCCCTGAGAAAACAGCAACCCCTCCCTTAATGGTtccccctgcatgacctcaatctcaatggaaaaaaaaaaaaaagtaaattaatggTTTAACCCActtgttatctctaccagctagcttataccttgtctggccagctgtTGAATACTGGCCATGCAGTgcctctaatattgttgactccttactcctttttttttttttttttttttttgcttgtgtctCTATCTTccttgtatgtcgctttggataacagtgtctgccagatgaatgaatgtcagtgtaatgtaaataatttagtTCCCTCCGAAATGGTGAGCTATAACGAATGTATATACCTTTGGGGTCATCCCGTACCACCAGCAGCCCGTTCCGACACACCACCTTCCCTGTGGCTGCGTCCACAAACACCAGAGACGGGATGCTGGTGACCTTGTACTTGTTCCACAGCTTCatctgtgaggagagagagagcgagagagagagagagagagagagagagagagagagaaagagagagagggagagacagagagagaaagagagagaggagaagagggggagagagagagagagagggagagacagagagagagggagagacagagagagagggagagagagagagagagagagagaaagagagagagagagagagagagagagagagaaagagagggagaggtgaatTCCTGTTAAGGAAAGACACACGTGAGACACATGCGAGTAAGGGTTTTATGAAGCGCGGCGCCGCTTGAGCTAATAGGTTCATTAAAGATTCACTGATTCACATCAATCTGCACTGAGAGGAACCTCACAAGGCTCCAGCCTGCCATTCACTAATGAGGCAATGCTATCACGTGATTTCTGCCCATCGTTAATGAGGAGAGGTCAGATCCCTGGACCTGCTGCATGTTCACTAAGAGGACATCTACTTCCTGAGGTCAGTGTCACATGCAGCGGTTGTTACAACAGTAGGACAAAGTAGAACATCACAATATTCATGGTTCCCTCCAATCGTAACACCTTGCTAACCACTGTCCGATATTTATCCTATTGAAATTCCCAAAATGTGGTGATGCCACCTATCCCtgggtctgagagtgttgttagcctggtctgacactgttgctcctttaaattgaatggatacgcttacgttctgctgtgctggaagttgctctggataagagcgtctgctaaatgcatgtaatgtaatgtatcctCAGTTCCCGCTCTCCCCAATGCCCCAATCCCTCAATCCCCCAATCCTTCTCTGGGGTTTTGCCCAGCTAGTTACAGTGAATACAAATATCATGAGCTGGATGCTCCAAGTTGTCCATATAAAGcactcagaaagaaaaaaaaaacaacaaaaaaaggtgCCTCAAAGAACAAAACCGCAGAGCACATGCTGACATTGAAATCGTGCCCGCAGCACATTCGCGGAGGGCCAGCGGCGCCCCTCTGAGGCTCCCGATTCGGCTTTAACGAGGCCGTCTTctgagagagcgggagagagggacggTCCCCCCGCAGTCTTCTGTACAAAACTCCACATGAAACGGGAGAGCCTGAAAAATCCACACTACATGAAGGCGTCGGCCTCGCCGCCTCTGCTCTCCCCATTACTGCGggctcttttctctcccttcctctgatGTGCCAACTAATCTGTGAATAATTCAGCGCTGAAAGTGAGAGCGAGGCTTTAGCAGACACTACAAAGAGAGGTTTTAAAACCCAATTACTGTAATGGTGCAACTGTTGCATGGTTaaatatgggggaaaaaaaaatgctgcgaAAACATATGTTTCCAGAAATCCGGATGGGTCCAAATGGACTGTATGGAGAGAGCAGGCTGGAGCACTGAAACATAGCATTCCTCTGAAAGTTAAGCTGTTCGCTAACCAACATGTTGCTCATTTGAAATTTACAGGGTGTGCCATAAGTTTGGTTTCATTGGCATGTGTAATTCATATTACAAGCATGACACACTAAAACAACTGTTCAAATTGATGTCCTTTTCACTGTTGGCAAATATTATTACAGTGTTCTAAACTTAAGACACCAAAGATTTGCATATTGTTCTAAGGTCTTAAATGGCATGTAAACAGTCATAAATCACAACAGCTTTACAAGTACTGTTTCCGCCTTCTAACTCTGTACTGCATAAGGTACTGTGTGTTATTCTACCAGGTGCATTGAAGGGTTAATGCCGTTTCCCAGTGAGATCAGACTTCTGGGACATGCAGTAGATCCATCACTGCAGCGTAACCTTAAGGTAAGGTAAAGCCGCTTAATCCGCACGCGTGCGGAGTGACTTTCGGTCAGCTGGGGCCAGATGGGACGGCAGGTCAGGTCCCATTTGGGGTCTCCCCTTCCTCCTGGGCTCCCGAAAGACCAGCCCTGCGACTGGAAGCCTTTCCAACTCAAACCTCTCCGCCTGCCACGGTCAACAAGTTCGCCCTGCGCTGCATACCATTTCAGCAGGAGACCCCATGCGCCcagagtctgagagagagggtttcCCTGCCAAATCTACGGGGCTGGGCCCTGAAACTTCAACCGGACCGGGTGAGAGCAATGCGTCAGAGACAGGCCTGGGAGTTCTCTGGCTCCCCCTGAGAAGGGGTTTGAAatgggtgaggggagggggtttCATTCAACAAGCTGACAGATATCAACAAGCAGGTCCTGTTTCACATCCCCACCCCCGACAGGTAACAGAAAGAAAGGAGCTCTCTGATGACAGCCAAGCCACACAGGTGCCTGTGCCTTGGTCAGGCTACAGTAAAAAGCATTGTGGATTCACTTCAGGGCCAGCACTATGGGGGGTACTttggggtgcactgcaccctcAGACGACCCTCAGTACAttcccagttgtctccttatatcccattgtctacatagtatttattagGCTTTTTTAAGATATAACGTTTTGTGCCCCCCTCtgtggattgcaagtgcacccctctgtattttctctgggTGCCGAGCCTGATTCCCTTATTCCATTCATAAGGACATGCAACAGATCTTATAAGGacaagttgttttattttgaagaagTTGCATTGCCGGTTGAGCTAGCTCTGACATGCAAGCTTTAATAAGTGATATTTGTCTCTAAAAATGGCCTCGGGATCACCTGGTTGGAAGTCATtcctttatttaatcatttatcatAAGTTTTTACAAAGCAGCCAGACACCCtcacccagagcaacttgcctatcattcatttatacaacgGGAAATTTACTGACACGGTTAAAGTTAAGTCACTATGTTTGCTGGAGTTCCCCCAGAACTGAGCCAGAACTTGACCAGCAGTCTTTTAATCGCCCCGTCCTTTTACACATCTACCAAATCTCCCCATCTGCCAGAGTCGAGTGGATCGGCTTTACTAGGGGGTGACTTGTGGAAACCTGGCTCAGTTTGATCGTAGGTGTCAGAACCTGGCGACAGTGTGACATAGCGGTTAatgagcaggactcataacccgaaaggttgccggttcaattctcCGCtgtggcagtgctgctgtacccttgggcaaggcacttaatccacaattgcctcagtaaaatatccagctgtataaatgggtaacattgttaaaaaaaacctgtaacccatggcagtcgctctggataagagcaaaatgccaataacgtaatgtaacgtaaaaCTGTTCTCAGCTACAGGTGACTTTCGGATACCTGGCTCGGTTTGATCGTAGGTGTCAGAACCTGGCCTATTTAAGTTCAGCTCACGCCAACCCGGGCCTGGCACATGCGAGCAGGGCCAAAGGGAACGGAGAGTGGGCCGATGACAGCAAGcggcctcctctctcctgcccgTTATTTATCGGGTTCCTGAGTGATGTCCGCCCTGCAGTCTGGCTGCAgttcagaaacactgcaggaCACTAAATCACTCAGAGTGTAGATCATTGAGTCGCTTAGAAATGCCATTATGATTCCAGGGCAGACCGCATGATTACAACAAAACTACATACCTGTCAGTCATCATTAATAAGCAGGTTTAAAGACTTCAAG comes from Megalops cyprinoides isolate fMegCyp1 chromosome 3, fMegCyp1.pri, whole genome shotgun sequence and encodes:
- the LOC118775412 gene encoding nucleoredoxin-like encodes the protein MSEFLVNLLGERLVNSEKAEVDVQALGSKLSLVGLYFGCSLNGPCKQFNVSLCEFYSKFKKSSEHKDKLEIVFISSDQDQKHWQDFLQEMQWPALPFKDKHRKMKLWNKYKVTSIPSLVFVDAATGKVVCRNGLLVVRDDPKGLEFPWGPKPFAEVVAGPLLRSSGQTVDSSSLEGSYVGVYFSAHWCPPCRSLTRVLVESYRAVKESGHKFEIVFVSADRSEESFKQYFSEMPWVAVPYSDEGRRSRLNRLYGIQGIPTLILLDAEGHMITRQGRVEVLNDPECRLFPWHPRPVLELSESNAVQLNEGPCLVLFVDAEEEGELEAAKGLIQPIAEKLMAKHKAKEEETPLLFFVAGEDDMSDSLRDYTNLPEAAPLLTVLDMSARAKYVRDVEEITPAVVEQFVSDFLAEKLKPEPI